In Candidatus Poribacteria bacterium, the following proteins share a genomic window:
- a CDS encoding flippase → MMNRIFKNTSSLFSAHLVGRLGSLVITIWLMPRYFTESELGGYFVALALTNLVATLTELGLQNPLIREMTLHLQQTRHYLGNALIVRCLLSIVAYSLMIISGVYLYPPIIVKMIVFLGLAEIVNSLAQLYRCVFRAHEEMKYEALTVIAERGAFLVIGGGAILRGYGLIPVCQVMLAASCINLILSVGLTRLRFTRLRFRPSREIVKELMQQALPFAIGNLFNLLYFRVDAIMLSKLSVEGVDANTWYGLAYTIVNAFTILPGAFMMGAMFPVLSRAYEREKGRFPGAYAFGMRWMVLSGFPLAVGLSTLSPEITTVLFPTYTSPEVAKVSEALQWLSWAGGLIFLTTAVQAVLRATDKRSAFSILMGTTALLNICLNLYLIPRFSHTGAAIAMVISEAYLLIFGIGYISRHIVKFRETRLIFLTLLKATVLSAVMGVGLVLLKGSLSIWVLIPLAVVFYGAGMALLGEFRERLRLD, encoded by the coding sequence TTGATGAACCGTATCTTTAAAAACACGTCCTCCCTTTTTAGTGCCCACCTTGTCGGTCGCCTCGGTTCACTCGTCATAACAATCTGGCTCATGCCGCGTTATTTTACTGAAAGTGAACTTGGTGGCTATTTTGTTGCTCTTGCCCTCACGAACCTCGTTGCGACTCTCACGGAATTGGGACTCCAAAATCCACTCATTCGAGAGATGACGTTGCATCTGCAACAAACCCGCCACTATCTCGGTAACGCCCTCATTGTTCGCTGTCTCCTCTCAATTGTCGCATACAGCCTTATGATTATCAGCGGTGTCTACCTCTATCCGCCGATAATCGTAAAGATGATCGTTTTTTTAGGATTGGCAGAGATTGTCAATTCGTTAGCCCAGTTGTATCGATGTGTCTTTCGCGCCCACGAGGAGATGAAATACGAGGCGTTAACGGTGATCGCCGAGCGCGGCGCGTTTCTTGTCATCGGTGGCGGTGCGATTCTACGCGGCTATGGACTCATCCCCGTCTGCCAAGTGATGCTGGCGGCAAGTTGTATAAACTTAATCTTGAGCGTTGGACTGACCCGACTTCGCTTCACGCGACTCCGTTTCCGACCGAGTCGGGAGATTGTGAAAGAGTTGATGCAGCAGGCACTCCCGTTCGCGATTGGTAACCTTTTCAACCTGCTCTATTTTCGCGTTGATGCCATTATGCTGTCAAAATTAAGTGTAGAAGGGGTGGATGCGAACACGTGGTACGGTTTGGCGTATACGATCGTCAATGCGTTCACGATTCTGCCGGGCGCGTTCATGATGGGTGCGATGTTCCCTGTCCTCTCCCGCGCCTATGAACGAGAAAAAGGGAGATTTCCGGGAGCCTACGCGTTCGGGATGCGGTGGATGGTGCTGAGCGGATTTCCGTTAGCGGTTGGACTTTCGACACTCTCTCCTGAAATCACAACGGTGTTGTTTCCGACCTATACCTCGCCAGAAGTCGCCAAAGTGTCAGAAGCACTTCAATGGCTGAGTTGGGCGGGTGGACTCATCTTCCTAACGACAGCGGTGCAGGCGGTGCTACGGGCGACCGACAAACGCAGTGCTTTCTCAATTCTCATGGGAACAACGGCACTCCTGAACATCTGTTTGAATCTTTACTTAATCCCGCGTTTCAGCCATACGGGTGCGGCAATAGCGATGGTTATCAGTGAGGCATATCTGCTTATCTTCGGAATCGGTTACATCTCAAGACACATTGTTAAATTCCGAGAGACCCGTCTTATATTTCTCACCCTTTTGAAAGCAACTGTTCTCTCTGCTGTGATGGGTGTCGGTTTAGTGCTATTGAAGGGTTCTCTCTCGATTTGGGTGCTGATTCCGTTAGCGGTGGTGTTTTACGGTGCGGGGATGGCTCTT
- a CDS encoding CfrBI family restriction endonuclease, whose product MTVTGVVIKNMIRKLITGQDYRSEIVTLLDAEFLQYVVDFFKRVACAKLDNKDVTVDWYKKEFLCSDSFSPQEIAIHSGPNKKTITGRF is encoded by the coding sequence ACTGTTACCGGTGTTGTTATCAAAAATATGATCCGAAAACTGATCACCGGACAAGATTACCGCTCTGAAATCGTGACGCTGCTTGATGCGGAGTTCTTGCAATACGTTGTGGACTTTTTTAAACGTGTTGCTTGTGCCAAGTTGGATAATAAAGATGTGACTGTTGATTGGTACAAAAAGGAATTCCTTTGTTCGGATTCATTTTCTCCTCAAGAAATCGCTATTCATTCAGGACCGAATAAAAAGACAATTACTGGTCGATTTTGA
- the tsaB gene encoding tRNA (adenosine(37)-N6)-threonylcarbamoyltransferase complex dimerization subunit type 1 TsaB: protein MKILGIDTSTPIGSIALIDGDNLVAEHTLNIVQAHSSRLMPAIDSVLKWGNITVDALDGCAVGIGPGSFTGIRIGVATIKSLCYALDTPIVGVSTLEAIAYNLRSTNGIICPLLDARRSEIYGTAFHGGTEWQRLSEDLCLSIDAFLDRLNTEVPSNGPLNFVGDGLLTYGDAVRERLGVRAHFADPIFNVPRGATIAHLGAQRLQRGESDSYWTLVPNYVRVGLY from the coding sequence ATGAAAATTTTAGGTATTGATACCTCAACCCCTATCGGGAGCATTGCTTTAATTGATGGCGATAATTTAGTCGCGGAGCATACGCTTAATATCGTCCAAGCACACTCCTCTAGACTCATGCCCGCAATTGATAGCGTCTTGAAATGGGGAAACATCACGGTAGATGCTCTGGATGGATGCGCTGTCGGTATTGGGCCCGGATCGTTTACCGGTATCCGTATCGGTGTTGCGACGATCAAATCCCTTTGTTATGCCCTCGACACACCGATTGTCGGAGTTTCGACCTTGGAGGCGATCGCCTATAACCTCCGATCGACAAACGGTATCATCTGTCCACTTCTCGATGCCCGTCGGAGTGAAATTTACGGCACAGCCTTCCACGGTGGTACTGAATGGCAACGCCTCAGCGAAGACCTCTGTTTATCCATCGATGCGTTCCTGGATCGACTCAATACGGAGGTCCCCTCAAACGGTCCTCTCAATTTCGTAGGAGACGGACTCCTGACGTACGGAGACGCAGTCCGAGAAAGGCTCGGTGTGCGCGCACACTTCGCCGACCCGATTTTCAACGTTCCACGCGGTGCAACGATCGCACACCTTGGTGCACAACGCCTGCAGCGCGGCGAGAGCGATAGTTACTGGACTTTAGTGCCGAACTACGTTAGAGTTGGATTATATTGA